TCCGTGTCATTTCCCTTCCTACAAGGTGGATCAAATGTGATCCACTTTTAAACGTAACTAAAAGATATTGCTATACTTAAGCGACATGGATGGCCATAGTGGTTGGATTTCACTACAATTAAGTTATAACGAAGCAAAATCGgttaccatagtgcttggcctaaaaGAGCGGGTCTTACTTTTGTACCAAAATGGTCTAGCAATATATATTAAAAAATCTTTAAAAAGCAAAGTTGCACATGCTCGATACGTAGCACGGACATAAATTTAGTAGAGGTTTAAATATATATAACATGTAACTTATCTCTAATGCCTAATGAATAAGAAAaggggtatttctgccactacaagatgtaTATATGGACCCTTAATTCTATATAACATTTATACCCCTTTGGGTCCATATAACATGTATATATGGACCCAAAAGGATATTTCTGGCACTACaaaatgacaattacatcatccatgacgtcactcTAAGACCAAATCATTATttataggaccaaactataatatatattTCTAAAAATGACCAAATAGACAGTTGACTAGGTCAACTGAACTAGACtccctctaatatattatttgtaggacctattggtatttcctaATTCCTACTAATGAATAAGAGTTCTTCTCCTTCCATATTGTATTTCTTCTTCAACACAAAATTATTAAAAAGAAcaatgattttttcttttgatatatatatatatatgtggaaaAACTGGATACATGTATCGTGGTCCATAACACAAAGAACAATACGAAAAATGCCATAAAAATTTTAACGCCTTTACAACGATTCCCAATTATCGTACACGAATGAAATCACATTCACTAACGAACTAGTGCTTCATTTACATGAAGCCGTTGATATCCAACATGTCTGGTATTTGAAACTGCAATAAGTCACTGCAGTAGCTATCTCTCTCATCTTCTGTGGTATTTGACGAATTCATTGGAGTTTGGCTAGATGTAGGAGTCGACAGAACTGAATTTAAACCAAAACTATCTTGATTGAagtagttgttcaattgaaaattTGAGTTTCCAGGTAGAGAGTTGATAAATAATTGGTCGGACCCGTAATCTTGATTTGACTGAAAATGAACAACATTCTCGGTTGAAATAGAAGTAAAACCCACGTTGTGGTTTTGCCTCATAGTGTGTTGAGAATTTTGTGAATCAAGATTTATAGAGTTGGATTGCTCATTGCCCTGAAGTACTTGTTGAGCTTCATTAAGGAATTGAGCAAAAGCAGCAGTACTAGAAGCAGTTAAAAGtggtgtttgttgatgatttgaAGACAGCATTTGATGATTTGGTTGGAATGATGAAAACTGGTGGTTTTGATTTTGGGGTTTGGAAACTTGGTTATCTTGAAGGTTCTGTAGTGAATAATCCTGTCTTTCACGTTGAGAAGTAACGAGAGTGTTAAGTAGTCGCATGAGGTCTGGATTGACTAGTGATTGGAGTCCCAGTAATCCTGATATGTTCATCAACTGAGGGGAGTTGCAAATAGACGATCTAAGAATGGAAGATAGGTCTAAAAGAGCGAGACGAGGAGTATGAGTAACAGGATCTATTCCACTTTTTAGAAGCCTTTTTCTTATATGGGTATTCCAGTAGTTCTTGATTTCGTTATCGGTTCGTCCCGGTAATCGAGCAGCGATAGTCGACCACCTATATATATTGAAACACAACGaaacaaaaattaataaaattaatataagATGAGTGTCTAGGTTCTAAATCATTCACTAGTTTATAATTTATGTAGCAGgtaactaatcaaataattttgtgAGAATTCATAGCGTTTGATCAGAAGTCTTTGAATACCAACTATTAGGACAAATAATTGATGAGATACAGTGAAAAGAAATGGGACTTACTTGTTCCCTAATACACTGTGTAGTTGAATTATggtctcttcttcttcaaatgaaaATCTTCCTCTTTTGATATCAGGTCTCAGATAATTTGCCCATCGAAGACGACAACTTTTTCCACATCTCTGGAGACCTACTCACAATTCAATAAACAAAAAAACTTAATGTTCGATTCCAACTCGATAGTGAAATAGACATCAAGTAGTTCATCGTTGTTTAATGTTTTGGACGTGCATGATCATCAGACTTTTAACCTATCAATGCTATCATGATCATGTAACTGCATACGCATATATATAATTGGAGAAATTTGTACCAGCATTTTTAGGAAGTGTGCGCCAACTTCCGTGACCATGTTTTTGTATGTAATCAACAAGTTTCTGATCTTCCTCTGGTGTCCATGGTCCTTTCTTCAAACCATTTTTATCACAACAAGGTGCTCTACCCATGGTGTACGTCTGTAAGTATCAATGAAACCCTAAAATATAAGAAATGCTGTGTGAGTATAAGCAAAAGAGAAGCTTGAGTGCTAGAGGGGAAGAGATTGTTATAGTCGGAAGACGAAGGGGAGTGATTGTGAGGATCGTAGAGGAAAAGTAAGTTCATATATATAAGGATGATAAAAGTCAAGAAGAGTAAGAAAAAAGACAACAAGTCAAAACGATTTGGTACCGCCCTGTATAATGATCCCACACATAGCGACGTGTCTCGCATCTGGAGAAAATATATCAGTCAGATTTTATTTCTTGGGAAACTCAATTAATCATCATTAGATATCTCGTTAAATCGTAGTTTTTGAGGCCATTGATATATTAACACTCTCGTTAATTATCGAATCATATCTAATGTTATATTAGCTGTCACCATCCGAAGTTCGCCACGTACCACGCTTTCAGAGACTTTGCGGCCCTGATACCGAAACCTCCCGTCTCTTCGTATCTTTCTTGCATTTTGCATGGTTCCAAATTCACGAGTCAGCTGAATCTGGGTAGCTTAATTACATCATTATTTCCATCAGCCAGTTTTCTGTTGTGTTCTTGATACCGAGGATACGTGTACTAATGGCATTGGTGGATAGTGGCCGAAGAACAAGGCGGCGAATAGAACTTCGCCATGTGTATAATATTTGGGAACTACGTGATATCCAGTCGACTTAGATCGTCTGCGCAGTTGATCATATAAATTTgtagagaaaatgtaaaaaggtTTATGTGGAACTATATGCTTTTCATTGTGTACGTATGAACGTGCGTCTAATTTTACAAACTAAATGGAAAATGTTCTGAAAATCATAATATTTCcgcacaaactttatatattgttTCTTAGATTATCTATATATGCATGCAAGTATAACAACAGAGTTGTCACTCAGACCAATGTCGGATAGCGGATTATGGGTCCATCTCTACTGTTTCAAGGTCAGAATTACGATATCATAATAAACTAAGCTAGAGGGGAACAGGATATgttttgaaatcaaatttggcTTTATTCTTAAAAAGCTTGATTTGATTGTTACATTTAATCATCTAAATCCCACTCTGTTCTTTCCTCCAATCAATAGAGCTCAAAATTCAGAAACATAATTAATTTTCCATcatcagcaagaaaaaaaaaaaaaaaaaaaacacaattaattcGACTTAAAGATAACTTTTCAAAGTATCGACGATAAAACTTTAGCAACAAAATCCTTCACCAGAAAAGAAAATTATTCTTTGACATATCTACAAAAACAAGGTTAACATCTGGCGTTGTTATATCAATTTGGCAACCAATTATTATGTCTATTATTATGAAATGCTAATTCATATTTATCTTAAATTACCATTTTCAAACTGTTGGAgtttgtttatttgttttaaaagAAGTTGGAAAAGCATAAAAGTATGTATCTGGTTACCGTTGAGGGGTTCCGAATCAAAGTTCTGGGGTTTAGGCTTTAGAGCTTAGGATTATATAAAGGAAACCCATCGTACATGAACTTAATTTTATTCAGTTCGCCATAGTATACAGTATACACTAGACAAAATGATAGGTTATAAATCTGCTGTGGCAAGTGGCACTGTAACAGCATGTCGTAATGACCTCGCATACACTAAACAATCAACAACCTATATTAAGATTTacacaaaattagttaaaaagaccacaatcaacaattcctgggtgaaatggacagttagattttgatactgtttaaatggacaaaaatgtaaaaataggcaggatgtaaccagtttcatcgtgcccgttttcaaatattttttcttatttttaatttacacaggatgtatccagtttcatccttcctattttttaaatttaagttaggatgaatccaatttcatccttgctattcttTTTTTGGTCATGTCACCCAAATtactttttactcgtccatttgaaccgtgatttaaaaatatttggacaaatgatccattttccgtaaGATTTAGGATATCATAtctagggctgtcaacgggtccgggtcctcccgggtatcaatggatccggacccggaccctatttataaaagtcgggtCCGGTTACTAGCgattccgggtccggttcctaaattagtggacccagaaccggacccgtttaaaaccCTGGGTACCCATTGGTTCcgggtacccgttgggtattaagaaaacacacataaaaattcaaaattttgatgtCTTTCCCTTTTTTTTGCTTGAATCAAACTTATTTCTATAAAAAATTGGtattattaatgtactaaataaaaattaaatgtaagaagaaatgaaaaatgagaaaaaaaattcaaaaccaaactagcaaaatacttgtaattttgctaaaaagagggataaaagaatgaataaccgggtacccgttacccgcgggtacccatcgGATATTACCTGTtcggacccgtttagattcgggtctaatcgggtaattacccgtcggattctaacttgttaatgggtccaattttgggacccggaaccggaccctattcGCTCGGGTCCGATTCCGGGTaacgggtacccattgacagccctgaTCCATATCCACTCAAATAGTTACGTGAACAAGTAATTGTGTATGAAAGTATCTaacatgaagaacatcttttCTGCCCTTCACAATCGACACGGTATGTTTGTTCAATCACGAACAAACAGTATACACATCGCAGTAGGTGACTTTTGTTGCAGCTCCCGTAGCTAGTTGTTGCCGTCCATTATTTTCTCCTTCCTTGCAGAATTTGCTGTAGCTTGAAGCCTTAGACCCTAAGAAAACCTTTTCAGGTCAGGGGCATTATCTCCTTCGACTTTGTGGGCCCCACCGGCCCCCACACCATATGAAAGATCAAGGACATTTCCGTCCAACAcgtaaaaaataatatcaaaTGATCAATCGCATCCATGCAAGATTTGCATGACGTTATTCGCATGcataaactatccttatttttgtTTTCGATCTTAGACTAAAATTCGTTTACGTGTCGATTAACAAGAGGCTGAGCTTTTCCAGATGTGGACCTTGTCGAAGAAACTGTGCCCTGATTAAACCTGATTAAACCCATCCTTGGCCAATCTTTGGCCACATAACAATTTTATGACGCCAATGTTTCTCGATCTACTTCCTAACGGAAGTACAACAACCCTCTACTCTCTGTCTCTTTATGTAATGGGTTCGTGTTAAATTTGTATTGGCTTATCTTAACTTACATTACAAGCATATATGTTATAatctcgtttcttctttgtttaatTTTTGTTTGTATTTCTCGAGACATATTACTCAAAATAGGAAAAACGTATATCTTGTGAAACCCCAGTTAACTAGCTTGTTAAAGCCAGTTTTAAGTTTGAACCTTTgaaataaaacattaatcaaATTAAAGGTTGGGTTTCAAGACTTCAACTACCACTAACAACACAGTCACAATAAAACGTTTG
This is a stretch of genomic DNA from Papaver somniferum cultivar HN1 chromosome 1, ASM357369v1, whole genome shotgun sequence. It encodes these proteins:
- the LOC113333688 gene encoding transcription factor MYB41-like, whose translation is MGRAPCCDKNGLKKGPWTPEEDQKLVDYIQKHGHGSWRTLPKNAGLQRCGKSCRLRWANYLRPDIKRGRFSFEEEETIIQLHSVLGNKWSTIAARLPGRTDNEIKNYWNTHIRKRLLKSGIDPVTHTPRLALLDLSSILRSSICNSPQLMNISGLLGLQSLVNPDLMRLLNTLVTSQRERQDYSLQNLQDNQVSKPQNQNHQFSSFQPNHQMLSSNHQQTPLLTASSTAAFAQFLNEAQQVLQGNEQSNSINLDSQNSQHTMRQNHNVGFTSISTENVVHFQSNQDYGSDQLFINSLPGNSNFQLNNYFNQDSFGLNSVLSTPTSSQTPMNSSNTTEDERDSYCSDLLQFQIPDMLDINGFM